One stretch of Candidatus Eisenbacteria bacterium DNA includes these proteins:
- a CDS encoding FkbM family methyltransferase — protein MDFLPEFLRSGDVAVDVGANSADWTSVFSRRVGPTGHVFSFEADPYYADVTAKTIQILGLRNVRFFPFGLSDRKSEAWLEVVDTWNTRVSGTGRVLEPSEESTVSAERRVSIRLESLDDLAQSHPELWKTRIIKADVEGSELMVFRGARRVIEKSRPICIPELDWPQVGGYVQKDVIDFFLALGYESYVAVTSTLLRPSHEAGAIPEGPRSNRIMIPRELPLPGSVQVEAGAHPA, from the coding sequence ATGGACTTCCTTCCCGAATTCCTGCGTTCCGGCGATGTCGCCGTAGACGTCGGCGCCAACAGCGCCGATTGGACATCGGTGTTCTCGCGGCGCGTCGGCCCCACCGGTCATGTCTTCTCGTTCGAGGCGGACCCGTACTACGCCGACGTCACCGCGAAGACGATCCAGATCCTCGGACTTCGTAATGTCCGGTTCTTCCCCTTCGGTCTATCGGATCGAAAGAGCGAGGCCTGGCTGGAGGTCGTAGACACCTGGAACACCCGAGTGTCGGGGACCGGCCGGGTGCTCGAGCCGAGTGAAGAATCCACGGTCAGCGCCGAACGGCGCGTATCCATCCGACTCGAATCCCTGGACGACCTCGCGCAATCCCACCCCGAACTCTGGAAGACCCGCATCATCAAAGCCGACGTCGAGGGGTCGGAGCTCATGGTATTCCGTGGAGCACGGCGCGTGATCGAGAAGTCTCGGCCGATCTGCATCCCGGAGCTCGATTGGCCGCAGGTGGGTGGCTACGTGCAGAAGGACGTCATCGACTTCTTCCTGGCCCTCGGCTACGAAAGCTACGTCGCCGTCACCTCGACGTTGCTGCGCCCTTCGCACGAGGCGGGCGCCATCCCCGAAGGGCCGCGGTCCAACCGCATCATGATCCCGCGGGAGCTTCCACTGCCGGGTTCCGTGCAGGTCGAGGCCGGCGCACATCCCGCGTGA